A window of the Halalkalicoccus subterraneus genome harbors these coding sequences:
- a CDS encoding rhodanese-like domain-containing protein — MSGPSLDDFTDMPEDVPDLPQATMIGKIDPGDVEAERADESVDVIDVRDRDAYAEGHIPGAENVPLDELEDLVEERDWSETVVTACYLGKSSVQAARLIEAYSDAEVKSMAGGYEDWTYDLASDDS, encoded by the coding sequence ATGAGTGGACCATCGCTCGACGACTTCACGGACATGCCGGAGGACGTACCGGATCTCCCTCAAGCGACGATGATCGGGAAGATCGATCCCGGGGACGTCGAGGCCGAACGCGCCGATGAATCGGTCGACGTGATCGACGTCCGCGATCGCGACGCCTACGCCGAGGGTCACATTCCCGGTGCGGAGAACGTCCCGCTCGACGAACTCGAAGACCTGGTCGAGGAGCGTGACTGGTCTGAGACGGTCGTTACCGCCTGTTATCTCGGCAAATCCTCGGTCCAGGCCGCTCGGCTGATCGAGGCCTACAGCGACGCCGAGGTCAAATCGATGGCCGGTGGCTACGAGGACTGGACGTACGACCTCGCGTCCGACGACTCGTAG
- a CDS encoding 50S ribosomal protein L15e, with protein sequence MARSFYSHIRDAWKNPKEGALGELQWQRKQEWREQGAIERIERPTRLDRARDLGYKAKQGVVLARVSIRKGTARKQRHKAGRRSKRQGVTRVTRNKNLQRVAEERATRTYRNLRVLNSYSVGQDGSQKWFEVILVDPEHPVIENDDDLSWICGSSQENRALRGLTSTGKQNRGLGTKGKGTEHTRPSRDR encoded by the coding sequence ATGGCACGAAGCTTCTACTCACACATCCGAGACGCATGGAAGAACCCCAAGGAGGGGGCACTGGGCGAACTCCAGTGGCAGCGAAAACAGGAGTGGCGCGAACAGGGCGCAATCGAGCGCATCGAGCGACCCACACGCCTCGACCGCGCGCGGGATCTGGGCTATAAGGCCAAACAGGGCGTCGTCCTCGCACGCGTCAGCATTCGCAAGGGCACAGCCCGCAAGCAGCGCCACAAGGCCGGGCGACGCTCGAAGCGCCAGGGCGTCACCCGCGTGACGCGCAACAAGAACCTTCAACGGGTGGCCGAGGAACGGGCGACCCGGACGTACCGCAACCTGCGGGTGCTCAACTCCTACTCGGTGGGCCAGGACGGCTCCCAGAAGTGGTTCGAAGTGATCCTCGTCGACCCCGAGCACCCCGTGATCGAGAACGACGACGACCTGAGCTGGATCTGCGGGTCGAGCCAGGAGAACCGCGCGCTGCGCGGTCTGACAAGCACCGGCAAGCAGAACCGCGGCCTCGGCACGAAGGGCAAGGGTACCGAACACACCCGTCCGAGTCGCGACCGCTAG
- a CDS encoding TrmB family transcriptional regulator produces the protein MTTDETAAVDALERLGLSNYEAKVFIALQRLGTGTARDVYRVSEIPRSQVYGAAENLAERGLIEVQHSTPMQYRPVSLDEAEELLAERFASERDQAFDYLESVRERSEPGGEEREDIWSVDGEEHVTDRIEHLVRTAESRVVFGADSTDLVTESLRDALSDAEERGVEVAIVSEDSTVRALFEDGAMAVYASPENLRNERAARLVVVDDRAVLLSVLGDGDDREAAFWSESSGFATVLVEILTGWIESTVK, from the coding sequence ATGACGACCGATGAAACGGCAGCCGTCGACGCGTTAGAACGCCTCGGACTCTCGAACTACGAGGCGAAAGTATTCATTGCCTTGCAGAGACTGGGGACCGGAACGGCGCGCGACGTCTACCGTGTCTCGGAGATCCCACGCTCGCAGGTCTACGGGGCCGCGGAGAACCTCGCCGAGCGCGGGCTGATCGAGGTCCAGCACTCGACGCCGATGCAGTACCGGCCGGTGAGCCTCGACGAGGCCGAAGAGCTCCTCGCCGAGCGCTTCGCAAGCGAGCGCGATCAGGCGTTCGACTATCTCGAATCGGTCCGCGAACGCTCGGAGCCGGGTGGCGAGGAACGGGAGGACATCTGGTCGGTCGACGGCGAGGAACACGTCACCGACCGGATCGAGCATCTCGTCAGGACGGCCGAGAGCCGCGTCGTCTTCGGGGCCGACTCGACGGATCTAGTTACGGAGTCCCTTAGAGACGCGCTTTCGGACGCCGAAGAGCGCGGGGTCGAGGTCGCGATCGTCAGCGAGGATTCAACGGTCCGGGCGCTGTTCGAGGACGGAGCGATGGCGGTGTACGCCTCCCCCGAAAACCTCCGCAACGAGCGCGCTGCGAGACTGGTCGTCGTCGACGACCGGGCGGTTCTGTTGAGCGTACTCGGGGACGGCGACGACCGCGAGGCGGCCTTCTGGAGCGAATCGAGCGGTTTTGCGACCGTTCTCGTGGAGATCCTCACCGGCTGGATCGAATCGACTGTCAAGTAA
- a CDS encoding class I SAM-dependent methyltransferase, giving the protein MDDAHPVFAALYDPLTRVVESRFRPHREWLAADLSGRVLDLGCGTGATVPYLCNRGLELDAVDPDPHMRSRAANRAAELDCAISIEDGTAESLPYPDGTFDAVVVSLVLCSVDSVEASVEEIVRVLKPGAECRFLEHVRAEGWQATFQERLTPCWRHAAGGCRFDRDTPKWFVSNPDLEVEALQRVSVGIPPVAPIIRGRAVRS; this is encoded by the coding sequence ATGGATGACGCTCACCCGGTGTTTGCAGCGTTGTATGACCCCCTGACGAGGGTTGTAGAGAGTCGATTCCGCCCGCATCGAGAGTGGCTCGCGGCCGACCTCTCCGGGCGCGTGCTCGATCTCGGCTGTGGGACCGGCGCGACCGTTCCGTACCTCTGTAATCGCGGGCTGGAACTGGACGCGGTCGATCCCGATCCACACATGCGATCGCGGGCAGCGAATCGGGCCGCCGAGCTCGACTGTGCGATCTCGATCGAGGACGGGACCGCCGAGTCGTTGCCGTACCCCGACGGGACCTTCGACGCGGTCGTCGTCTCGCTGGTGCTCTGTAGCGTCGACAGCGTCGAGGCGAGCGTCGAGGAGATCGTTCGCGTGCTGAAACCCGGTGCGGAGTGTCGCTTTCTCGAGCACGTCCGCGCGGAGGGCTGGCAGGCGACGTTCCAAGAACGGCTGACACCCTGTTGGCGACACGCCGCAGGCGGGTGTCGATTCGACCGGGACACCCCCAAGTGGTTCGTTTCGAACCCCGACCTCGAAGTCGAAGCCCTCCAACGCGTCTCCGTCGGGATCCCGCCGGTAGCGCCGATCATCCGGGGGCGAGCCGTGCGTTCGTAA
- a CDS encoding aldo/keto reductase has protein sequence MTGELPRIGLGTYSDTNREQWIDCVEAALNAGYRHVDTAQVYENEEYVGRGIERADIDREDVFLATKTVHIDVPGPERSDIVGSVKESLEKLRTDYVDLLYVHWPAGCYDPETTLGTLDELREKGQIRNVGVSNFEPEQLDEAREILDAPLFANQVECHPYLQQEELREYAAEHDHWLVAYCPIARGEVFDDPVLGSISEVREATEAQIALAWLLSKENVAVVPRSTSEDHIRENLAARELELTEEEIARIDGIDREHRIIDRDYAPWN, from the coding sequence ATGACCGGGGAGCTACCACGGATCGGTCTGGGGACCTATTCGGACACGAACCGCGAGCAGTGGATCGATTGCGTCGAGGCGGCTCTAAACGCGGGCTATCGCCACGTCGATACCGCCCAAGTCTACGAGAACGAGGAGTACGTCGGACGGGGGATCGAGCGGGCCGACATCGATCGCGAGGACGTGTTTCTCGCGACCAAAACCGTTCACATCGACGTTCCCGGTCCTGAACGGTCGGACATCGTCGGCTCCGTCAAGGAGAGCCTCGAAAAGCTTCGGACCGACTACGTCGACCTGCTATACGTCCACTGGCCGGCGGGTTGTTACGACCCCGAGACGACCCTCGGCACGTTGGACGAGCTTCGCGAGAAAGGACAGATACGCAACGTCGGCGTCTCGAACTTCGAGCCCGAGCAGCTCGACGAGGCCCGCGAGATACTCGATGCGCCGCTGTTCGCGAATCAAGTGGAGTGTCATCCGTACCTCCAGCAGGAGGAACTACGCGAATACGCCGCCGAACACGACCACTGGCTGGTCGCGTACTGCCCGATCGCACGCGGCGAGGTCTTCGATGATCCCGTTCTCGGGTCGATCTCCGAGGTCCGTGAGGCGACGGAGGCACAGATCGCGCTGGCGTGGCTGCTCTCGAAGGAGAACGTCGCCGTCGTCCCGCGCTCGACGAGCGAGGACCACATCCGAGAGAACCTCGCGGCCCGGGAACTCGAACTGACCGAGGAGGAGATCGCCCGGATCGACGGCATCGACCGGGAACACCGGATCATCGACCGCGACTACGCGCCGTGGAACTGA
- a CDS encoding serine/threonine-protein kinase RIO2, translating to MTRNVASVMQELAAEDFHLLSGVEHGMRFSEWVDREKLPRFSGLSSEEVDFRLDRCLDRKLVERKTIQYEGIRLRMDGYDALALRTFSQRGTIEGFGVPLGVGKESDVFEVQSYRPMALKFHREGYTNFREVRRERDYTSEKEHLSWFYTARKAAEREYEALEALYPDVSVPRPEDQNRHALIMEKIDGVELSRTRLDTEQVRPILDMILRELTTAYKLGYVHADMSQYNVFVAEDGITIFDWPQVVPADHENATEFLARDVRNLFGYFERKYPGQVPEIDEDELVRTVRDGEFEHLAALE from the coding sequence ATGACACGGAACGTCGCGAGCGTCATGCAGGAGCTCGCAGCCGAGGATTTCCATCTGCTGTCCGGCGTCGAACACGGGATGCGGTTCAGCGAGTGGGTCGACCGGGAGAAGCTTCCCCGTTTTTCGGGTCTCTCCTCCGAAGAGGTCGACTTCCGGCTTGATCGCTGTCTGGATCGCAAGCTCGTCGAACGAAAGACCATCCAGTACGAAGGGATCCGTCTCCGGATGGACGGCTACGACGCACTCGCACTGCGCACCTTCTCCCAGCGAGGAACCATCGAGGGATTTGGGGTTCCCCTCGGGGTCGGAAAGGAAAGCGACGTCTTCGAGGTCCAGTCCTACCGTCCGATGGCCCTGAAGTTCCACCGCGAGGGGTATACGAACTTCAGAGAGGTTCGCCGCGAACGCGATTACACGTCCGAAAAGGAGCACCTCTCGTGGTTCTACACCGCCCGAAAGGCCGCCGAACGCGAGTACGAGGCCCTCGAAGCGCTCTATCCCGACGTCTCGGTTCCGCGTCCCGAGGACCAGAACCGCCACGCGCTGATCATGGAGAAGATCGACGGGGTCGAACTCTCACGCACGAGGCTGGATACCGAGCAGGTGCGCCCGATCCTCGACATGATCCTCCGAGAACTGACGACGGCCTACAAACTGGGATACGTCCACGCCGACATGAGCCAGTACAACGTCTTCGTCGCGGAGGACGGGATCACGATCTTCGACTGGCCACAAGTGGTCCCTGCCGACCACGAGAACGCAACGGAGTTCCTCGCGCGCGACGTTCGCAACCTGTTCGGGTATTTCGAGCGCAAGTACCCGGGGCAAGTCCCCGAAATCGACGAGGACGAACTCGTCCGGACGGTTCGCGACGGGGAGTTCGAGCATCTCGCGGCTCTCGAATGA
- a CDS encoding ParB N-terminal domain-containing protein: MSEWLPARARDLSLRTREAYRVGGIRRLAWKTLEKALFGYRWLPSDLYWWLAPRYYRRSRSFETARYNAPLDPLKIEWVDPALITHNTMRPHPAWADRKAGLGSVRGGDWDRPDPDHPMPTLVSETDTYKMLEQRFVEGIPWEETDKIRRHLREIDRGEDTHSWSSRAEIARRCAAYERLYKTLHQDGYRSQESIQRDRGDREFLKSRTEEVVVDVGRDGQLLHVDGRHRLTLAQLLGIETIPVCVLVRHPEWMTARDAAFGRNTETDHPDCRE, encoded by the coding sequence ATGAGCGAATGGCTCCCAGCGAGGGCCCGCGATCTGAGCCTCCGTACGCGAGAAGCCTATCGTGTGGGCGGGATCCGTCGTCTCGCGTGGAAGACGCTCGAAAAAGCGCTGTTCGGCTACCGGTGGCTTCCAAGCGATCTCTACTGGTGGCTCGCCCCGCGATACTACCGCCGGAGTCGGTCGTTCGAGACGGCTCGATATAACGCGCCGCTAGACCCGCTCAAGATCGAGTGGGTCGACCCGGCCCTGATCACCCACAACACGATGCGACCCCATCCCGCCTGGGCGGATCGGAAGGCGGGATTGGGATCGGTTCGAGGCGGCGACTGGGACCGGCCGGATCCGGACCACCCGATGCCGACGCTGGTCAGTGAGACGGACACCTACAAAATGCTCGAACAGCGCTTCGTCGAGGGCATTCCATGGGAGGAGACCGACAAGATACGGCGTCATCTCCGGGAGATCGACCGTGGGGAGGACACCCACAGCTGGAGCTCGCGGGCGGAGATCGCCCGACGGTGTGCAGCCTACGAACGCCTCTATAAGACCCTTCATCAGGACGGTTACCGGAGCCAGGAGTCGATTCAGCGCGATCGGGGGGACAGGGAGTTCTTGAAGAGCAGGACCGAGGAGGTCGTCGTGGACGTCGGGCGTGACGGTCAACTCCTCCACGTCGACGGCCGCCATCGCCTGACACTCGCCCAGTTACTCGGTATCGAGACGATTCCCGTCTGTGTTCTCGTCAGACATCCGGAGTGGATGACGGCTCGCGACGCCGCCTTCGGACGGAACACCGAGACGGACCATCCCGACTGCCGGGAGTAG
- a CDS encoding NAD-dependent epimerase/dehydratase family protein, with product MELGGYIPYCDDHPEKAFAVNLLGTRRLLEATQSVPSIERMVFTSSTAVYSALDGPPSQGQLVDDPGGITG from the coding sequence ATGGAACTCGGAGGCTACATCCCTTACTGTGACGACCACCCCGAGAAGGCGTTCGCGGTGAACCTCCTCGGAACGCGGCGGCTACTGGAAGCCACACAGAGCGTGCCGTCGATCGAAAGAATGGTCTTCACATCGTCCACAGCGGTCTATTCGGCGCTCGACGGGCCGCCCTCGCAGGGCCAACTCGTCGACGACCCCGGGGGGATCACCGGATGA
- a CDS encoding glycosyltransferase family 4 protein: protein MKVLHLPYFESNDYQNRLLESVEKQGIPLLIGESMEYFPFVRNYRRERFDVLHLHWTHPFFVVPSYSESRLEGAVQFLRSALRAVAFLLDVLVLKLLGVGLVWTVHNKHNHERHHVRLDHAVSRVLSTLVDRITVSCPSAKETVVELFRADPETVLIIEEGNYIGSYPDEMSTAEARERLGIDPETFLFVFFGQIRPYKDVPGLLDAFDELDFSAKLLVAGRPSDDELRERLVERLATMPDAAGVLEFVPDGEIQTYVNAADVLVLPYREIMTSGSVMLGLSFGKPLVAPRLGCIPALVGEQGAFLYSPTDSDGLRDAMTAAYEAREGLDAMEEHSYERAAEFPWGPIGERTAALYRQVTLG, encoded by the coding sequence ATGAAAGTGCTCCATCTCCCGTATTTCGAGAGCAACGACTACCAGAACCGACTGCTCGAAAGCGTCGAGAAACAGGGTATCCCACTCCTAATCGGGGAGTCAATGGAGTACTTCCCGTTCGTCCGGAACTACCGCCGCGAGCGCTTCGACGTCCTTCACCTCCATTGGACTCACCCCTTTTTCGTCGTCCCCAGCTACTCCGAGTCACGGCTCGAAGGGGCGGTCCAGTTCCTCCGGTCGGCCCTGCGGGCTGTCGCGTTTCTCCTCGACGTTCTGGTGCTCAAACTCTTGGGAGTCGGCCTCGTCTGGACGGTCCACAACAAACACAACCACGAGCGCCATCACGTCCGCCTCGATCACGCCGTCAGCCGCGTCCTCTCCACGCTCGTCGACCGGATCACCGTCTCGTGTCCGAGCGCGAAGGAAACCGTCGTCGAGCTGTTTCGTGCCGATCCCGAGACGGTCCTGATCATCGAGGAGGGCAACTACATCGGCTCGTATCCGGACGAGATGAGTACCGCGGAGGCGCGCGAACGCCTCGGGATCGACCCGGAGACCTTCCTGTTCGTCTTCTTCGGACAGATCCGCCCGTACAAGGACGTACCGGGCCTGCTCGACGCCTTCGACGAACTCGATTTCTCTGCGAAACTGCTCGTCGCCGGGCGACCGAGCGACGACGAACTGCGCGAGCGACTCGTCGAACGGCTCGCGACGATGCCCGACGCCGCGGGCGTCCTCGAGTTCGTCCCCGACGGGGAGATCCAGACGTACGTCAACGCCGCGGACGTCCTCGTCCTTCCCTACCGGGAGATCATGACCTCCGGATCGGTGATGTTGGGGCTCTCGTTCGGCAAGCCGCTCGTTGCACCGCGATTGGGCTGTATTCCCGCGCTCGTCGGCGAGCAGGGGGCGTTTCTCTACTCCCCGACGGATTCCGATGGACTGCGCGACGCGATGACGGCCGCCTACGAGGCACGCGAGGGTCTCGATGCAATGGAGGAACACAGCTACGAGCGGGCGGCAGAGTTCCCATGGGGACCCATCGGCGAACGAACCGCGGCCCTCTACCGGCAAGTGACATTGGGGTAG